A region from the Lysobacter antibioticus genome encodes:
- a CDS encoding DUF494 family protein — protein MKESILDVLLYLFEHYFTDDADLVRDRDSLRSGPLFDELGQAGFSPAEINKAFEWLDALALQRPAVSPPRTGGPTRVYFGPELDKLDVECRGFLLFLEQHGILDAGQRELVLDRAMALDQDELDLDDLKWVVLMVLFNQPGSEAAYAWMETQMFADEPEPVH, from the coding sequence ATGAAAGAGAGCATCCTGGACGTCCTGCTGTACCTTTTCGAGCATTACTTCACCGACGATGCGGACCTTGTCCGCGACCGCGATTCGCTCCGCAGCGGCCCTTTGTTCGACGAATTGGGCCAGGCCGGGTTCAGCCCCGCCGAGATCAACAAAGCCTTCGAGTGGCTCGATGCGCTGGCCTTGCAGCGGCCGGCCGTCAGCCCGCCGCGCACGGGCGGTCCGACCCGGGTCTATTTCGGCCCCGAACTCGACAAGCTCGACGTCGAATGCCGCGGCTTCCTGCTGTTCCTGGAGCAGCACGGCATCCTCGACGCCGGCCAGCGCGAGCTCGTGCTCGACCGGGCCATGGCGCTGGACCAGGACGAACTCGACCTCGACGACCTGAAATGGGTCGTGCTGATGGTCCTGTTCAACCAGCCCGGCTCCGAGGCGGCCTACGCCTGGATGGAAACCCAGATGTTCGCCGACGAACCCGAGCCGGTGCACTGA
- a CDS encoding pilin, which translates to MTNWYYHDAAQGRVGPIDADAVRGHYREGRIHRDTLLWREGLREWQPLERLSSELGLDEDLLSSAPRPVAPPPLPPQTPTASGPPPYSTRSAHSANPADAAAAHFNQRQAPPPRRGLSGCAIVAIVLAVLAIPMVGILAAIALPAYQDYTVRAKVTEAINGSGQYKLQVAEYVAANEECPGNDSKGFQPAAAYAGPRVASVKFGELEGCGIEIELRGIGSKADGQKIWLELDPSSGEWTCSSEIEDRLLPQSCRG; encoded by the coding sequence ATGACCAATTGGTATTACCACGACGCAGCCCAGGGCCGAGTCGGTCCGATCGACGCCGACGCCGTGCGCGGCCACTACCGCGAGGGCCGCATCCACCGCGACACCTTGCTGTGGCGCGAAGGCCTGCGCGAATGGCAGCCGCTCGAGCGCCTGTCGAGCGAACTCGGCCTGGACGAAGACTTGCTGTCGTCGGCGCCGCGGCCGGTAGCGCCGCCGCCGTTGCCGCCGCAGACCCCGACCGCGTCGGGTCCGCCGCCCTACTCGACGCGGTCGGCGCACTCGGCCAACCCGGCCGATGCCGCCGCCGCGCACTTCAACCAACGCCAGGCGCCGCCGCCGCGGCGCGGCCTGTCGGGCTGCGCGATCGTCGCGATCGTGCTGGCCGTGCTCGCGATCCCGATGGTCGGCATCCTCGCCGCGATCGCCTTGCCGGCGTATCAGGACTACACGGTGCGGGCCAAGGTCACCGAAGCCATCAACGGCTCGGGCCAGTACAAGCTCCAGGTCGCCGAGTACGTGGCCGCCAACGAGGAATGCCCCGGCAACGACAGCAAGGGCTTCCAACCCGCGGCCGCCTACGCCGGCCCGCGCGTGGCTTCGGTCAAGTTCGGCGAACTCGAAGGCTGCGGCATCGAAATCGAGCTGCGCGGCATCGGCAGCAAGGCCGACGGCCAGAAAATCTGGCTGGAACTCGACCCCTCCAGCGGCGAGTGGACCTGCAGCTCGGAGATCGAAGACCGCCTGCTGCCGCAGAGCTGCCGCGGCTGA